A single region of the Pyricularia oryzae 70-15 chromosome 4, whole genome shotgun sequence genome encodes:
- a CDS encoding riboflavin transporter MCH5, producing the protein MSGEKLQPIFDHDKGMDTSSSSAVLSQHTNPSSTSIKETMESSKANGDAEKGNISDSDNAPIPSGPPAGPAPGSGFHPSDFPDGGLEAWLVVFGGFCALFCTFGLVNCIGVFQTYYVQGPLASYGQSTVSWITAMQVFGMVFGGIVFGRLYDSYGPRWLIIGGTLVYVFGLMMVSLCTEYYQFFLAQGIVSAIGSSAIFNSVLPTLVGWFFKRRAAAFGITAAGSSLGGVVLPIMMNKLIPQIGFGWTIRIVAFIFLALLGISVVTVKSRLPPRPKPFVLAEYTDAFKDPVYALTLVANFLFFWGMFLPFNFIILQAIKAGMDPKLAEYLLPIINAVSIFGRILPGIAADRFGRYNMMILITGLSALFTLALWIPGTSTGAIIGFAIVFGFVSGGFIGMAPTLIAQISDIRQIGVKTGLAFAVQSFGALTGSPIAGAIVNSQGGQYIGLQLFCGLTMAASVVFYLAARSKYGGVKLMQKI; encoded by the coding sequence ATGTCAGGCGAGAAATTACAACCAATTTTCGATCACGACAAGGGCATGGACACGTCGAGCTCCTCTGCCGTGCTAAGTCAACACACGAACCCATCATCAACTTCCATCAAAGAAACCATGGAGAGCTCCAAAGCAAATGGCGATGCCGAAAAGGGAAACATCAGCGACAGCGATAACGCCCCGATCCCATCTGGACCGCCAGCGGGCCCTGCTCCCGGCTCCGGGTTCCACCCCTCCGACTTCCCAGACGGAGGTCTCGAGGCCTGGCTGGTCGTCTTTGGCGGTTTCTGCGCACTGTTCTGCACCTTTGGTCTGGTCAACTGCATAGGCGTCTTCCAGACATACTACGTCCAGGGCCCTCTGGCCTCGTATGGCCAATCAACGGTCTCGTGGATCACGGCGATGCAGGTCTTTGGCATGGTGTTTGGCGGCATCGTCTTTGGCAGGCTGTACGACTCGTACGGCCCCAGGTGGCTCATTATCGGCGGCACTTTGGTCTACGTCTTTGGCCTCATGATGGTCAGCCTCTGCACCGAGTACTACCAGTTCTTCCTCGCGCAGGGCATCGTCAGCGCCATCGGCTCCAGCGCAATCTTCAACTCGGTGCTCCCGACGCTCGTGGGGTGGTTCTTCAAGCGCAGGGCGGCCGCGTTCGGCATCACCGCCGCCGGCTCCTCGCTCGGAGGCGTCGTCCTGCCCATCATGATGAACAAGCTCATCCCCCAGATCGGCTTCGGCTGGACCATCCGCATCGTCGCCTTCATCTTCCTCGCCCTGCTGGGCATCTCCGTCGTCACCGTCAAGTCCCGCCTGCCCCCGCGGCCCAAGCCTTTTGTGCTGGCCGAGTACACGGACGCGTTCAAGGACCCCGTCTACGCCCTCACGCTGGTGGCCaacttcctcttcttctggGGCATGTTCCTCCCCTTCAACTTCATCATCCTGCAGGCCATCAAGGCAGGCATGGACCCCAAGCTCGCAGAGTACCTGCTGCCCATCATCAACGCCGTGTCCATCTTCGGCCGCATCCTGCCCGGCATCGCCGCCGACAGGTTTGGCCGCTACAACATGATGATCCTCATCACGGGCCTGTCCGCCCTCTTCACCCTCGCGCTCTGGATCCCGGGCACCTCCACGGGGGCCATCATCGGCTTCGCCATCGTCTTTGGCTTCGTGTCGGGTGGCTTCATCGGCATGGCGCCCACGCTCATCGCCCAGATCTCCGACATTCGTCAGATCGGCGTCAAGACCGGCTTGGCGTTTGCCGTGCAGTCCTTTGGCGCCCTGACCGGATCGCCCATCGCGGGCGCCATTGTCAACTCCCAGGGAGGGCAGTACATTGGTCTGCAGCTGTTTTGCGGTCTGACCATGGCCGCCAGTGTCGTCTTCTACCTTGCGGCGAGGTCAAAGTATGGAGGCGTCAAGTTGATGCAAAAGATATAG